The Platichthys flesus chromosome 10, fPlaFle2.1, whole genome shotgun sequence genome includes a window with the following:
- the LOC133962464 gene encoding inversin-A → MMRPKDLRQGSGTKTFLDAMHGGKVHLARFILDALDGRIINSKTENSRTPLMYAVCLQDPGTRAKFTRLLLEKGADVNCQDEDGRTALSHACEVGYLDVVKLLVQFNADPDITDAWGNSALMYAAFAGHSQVLEFLVRAFKRMGLRLDRTNNAGHSVIEVANFFGHNQCIQILNFPCRRGVSTDDPPADVGTIDEGECRQPNKLPRHVLERFSKQLNNDDQLPEVFQRQLKIGDSSGLWNRFKCPRSQSQEESLRHSWALPPQPDKSRSEEDHSVLFTAKQLQNCQLREIRGAKTLNEPSQKAVSQGIPKKTPESLPLWGKAKSFNLDLVSSRKQSYQGDVCDMSLSASKLKRASLQDERCLIDKTQYQGHIRGLTNNADKTVPVPKPLSNSKSLPARAQEENVKSQKAEANDTSLPSRKEQPKRGSLGPSGRNNKLLFARGEMESGKIPGRAPGFVGLGTRLLRRFTAPEFMRMVIDCSSGSSNGRGRMSRSETFPLSHTHQQVNSQPSVDSISGVKCEFESCSSQSTLD, encoded by the coding sequence ATGATGCGACCAAAAGACTTACGACAGGGCTCTGGTACCAAGACCTTCCTGGATGCCATGCACGGTGGCAAAGTTCACCTTGCACGTTTTATCCTGGATGCCTTGGACGGACGCATCATCAACTCCAAGACAGAGAACAGCCGCACACCACTCATGTATGCCGTCTGCCTACAAGACCCTGGAACCAGGGCCAAGTTCAcccggctgctgctggaaaaagGTGCCGATGTCAACTGCCAGGATGAGGATGGTCGCACAGCCCTGAGCCATGCCTGCGAGGTGGGTTACCTGGACGTCGTCAAGCTCCTGGTGCAGTTCAACGCAGACCCGGACATCACAGATGCCTGGGGCAACAGCGCTCTCATGTATGCTGCCTTTGCTGGACACAGTCAGGTTCTGGAGTTCCTGGTCCGCGCTTTCAAAAGGATGGGACTGAGGCTGGACAGAACCAACAACGCCGGACATTCCGTAATTGAGGTGGCCAACTTCTTCGGACATAACCAGTGCATCCAGATTCTGAACTTTCCTTGCAGGAGAGGTGTAAGCACGGATGATCCACCCGCTGATGTGGGTACCATTGATGAGGGAGAGTGCCGGCAGCCCAACAAGCTCCCCAGACATGTTCTGGAGAGATTCTCCAAGCAGTTGAATAATGACGACCAACTGCCCGAGGTATTTCAGAGGCAGCTGAAGATTGGAGACAGCAGCGGGCTGTGGAACCGCTTCAAGTGTCCAAGGAGCCAATCGCAAGAAGAGAGCCTCCGGCACAGCTGGGCTCTGCCTCCTCAGCCAGATAAAAGCCGATCTGAGGAGGATCACAGCGTTCTCTTCACTGCCAAACAACTGCAAAACTGCCAACTAAGGGAGATAAGAGGGGCTAAAACACTGAACGAGCCAAGCCAGAAAGCTGTCAGCCAAGGAATCCCCAAGAAAACACCAGAGAGTCTTCCTCTCTGGGGGAAAGCTAAGTCGTTTAACCTGGACCTTGTGAGCAGTAGAAAGCAGTCCTATCAGGGTGATGTGTGTGACATGAGCCTGTCAGCCAGCAAATTAAAGAGAGCCTCGCTACAGGATGAGAGATGCCTGATAGACAAGACGCAATATCAAGGACACATCCGGGGTCTGACAAACAACGCTGACAAAACTGTCCCTGTGCCAAAACCTCTTTCAAACAGCAAGAGTCTGCCCGCGAGAGCACAGGAGGAGAATGTCAAATCACAGAAAGCAGAGGCTAATGACACATCCCTGCCGAGCAGGAAAGAGCAGCCGAAGAGGGGGAGCTTGGGGCCGAGCGGCAGAAACAACAAACTGCTCTTTGCCAGAGGAGAGATGGAGTCGGGGAAGATCCCCGGCCGCGCGCCCGGCTTCGTCGGCCTGGGGACCAGACTGTTGCGTCGATTCACGGCACCAGAGTTCATGAGGATGGTGATAGACTGCTCGTCTGGCTCGTCGAACGGCAGAGGGAGGATGTCCCGTTCAGAGACCTTCCCGCTCTCTCACACGCACCAGCAGGTCAACAGCCAGCCGAGCGTCGACAGCATCAGTGGAGTCAAGTGTGAGTTTGAAAGCTGCTCGTCTCAGTCCACCCTCGATTAG
- the LOC133962465 gene encoding serine/threonine-protein kinase PAK 6, with translation MFRKKKKKRPDISAPKNFEHRVHTSFDAKRGCFVGLPTQWQSLIENLRRPRPMVDPSRITEVELRPRKTIVRGSMIGHGDYIAAMISDMNRLSVTSSNSLRKSSPSARKRAQSLGRLGEVNEGETYQYEGLTRDNEDDEDADQDRWRERARNIHSETNTPYLGMKKSITLQPNGILPKAKSTYEVSTMEGPPYPTQSHNMPVPSYEAYLNSEMGSPQERVIWTRDLQLPRGMQQNQRPIACFYSPAMSMQQPHGDQGTVTTELRPNLPMYMHPQNSPGRPFSSYDLKAESTVRYHSGFLPTGTSSPLVGGIRPQRTVRSSASYTLGLSPNMGLRPSGPDPFLRHSGCPIPPYPRQDSPSQPRPSPTGSLATSPPGTCSPAFRPPQHPSPRPPPDPPKVTHEQFKAALQMVVDKGDPRSYLENFVKIGEGSTGVVCIATEKHSGREVAVKMMDLRRQQRRELLFNEVVIMRDYQHRNVVEMFKSALVEEELWVIMEYLQGGALTNIVSETRLNEEQIATVCEAVLQALAYLHSQGVIHRDIKSDSILLTLDGRVKLSDFGFCAQISKDIPKRKSLVGTPYWMAPEVISKSPYGTEVDIWSMGIMVVEMVDGEPPYFSETPVAAMKRLRDELAPTVRNVSQVFPVLKDFLDRMLTRDPLERASATDLLEHPFLLQCGSPQCLVPLVEQYRKRMSRC, from the exons ATGTTCcgcaagaagaaaaagaagaggccTGATATATCAGCGCCCAAGAACTTCGAGCACCGTGTCCACACCTCATTCGATGCCAAGCGGGGCTGCTTTGTGGGCTTGCCAACGCAATGGCAAAGCTTGATAGAGAACCTGCGCAGGCCCAGACCCATGGTGGACCCCTCCAGGATCACAGAGGTGGAGCTGAGGCCAAGGAAG ACCATTGTGCGTGGGAGCATGATTGGTCATGGAGACTACATCGCAGCTATGATCAGCGACATGAACCGTCTGTCTGTGACCAGCTCCAACTCCCTGAGGAAGAGCAGCCCCTCGGCCCGGAAGAGGGCCCAGTCTCTGGGGAGGCTGGGGGAGGTGAACGAGGGAGAAACATACCAGTATGAGGGTTTGACCCGGGACAACGAAGATGATGAGGACGCAGACCAGGACCGGTGGAGGGAAAGGGCCAGGAACATTCACAGTGAGACCAACACCCCTTATCTAGGCATGAAGAAGAGTATCACGCTGCAACCTAATGGGATCTTGCCAAAGGCTAAATCCACCTACGAAGTGAGCACCATGGAGGGACCCCCGTATCCGACTCAGTCCCATAATATGCCGGTGCCGAGTTACGAGGCCTACCTGAACTCCGAGATGGGCAGTCCTCAGGAGAGAGTGATATGGACAAGAGATTTGCAGCTGCCAAGGGGAATGCAACAAAATCAGAGACCTATAGCTTGTTTCTACAGTCCTGCTATGAGCATGCAACAGCCCCACGGGGACCAAGGGACAGTCACAACGGAGCTGCGGCCCAATTTACCGATGTACATGCACCCACAGAACAGCCCCGGGAGGCCGTTCTCCTCCTATGACCTGAAG GCAGAGTCGACAGTGAGGTACCACTCCGGCTTCCTTCCCACTGGCACCAGCAGTCCTCTCGTGGGCGGCATCCGGCCTCAGCGAACAGTGCGCTCCTCAGCTAGCTACACCTTGGGCCTTTCTCCTAACATGGGTCTGCGACCCAGTGGGCCTGACCCCTTTCTCAGACACTCTGGATGCCCCATCCCTCCTTACCCCAGGCAGGACAGTCCCTCCCAGCCTCGACCCTCCCCTACAGGCTCCCTAGCTACAAGTCCCCCAGGCACCTGCTCTCCTGCCTTTAGACCCCCGCAGCACCCTTCGCCCAGACCTCCCCCGGATCCGCCAAAGGTGACCCACGAACAGTTCAAAGCTGCCCTGCAGATGGTGGTCGACAAGGGCGATCCGCGGTCTTACCTGGAGAACTTTGTAAAGATTGGCGAGGGCTCGACGGGGGTGGTGTGCATCGCCACAGAGAAGCACAGCGGCAGGGAGGTAGCGGTGAAGATGATGGACCTGCGGCGGCAGCAAAGAAGAGAACTGCTCTTTAATGAG GTGGTGATCATGAGGGACTACCAGCACAGGAACGTGGTGGAGATGTTTAAGTCGgccctggtggaggaggagctgtgggTCATCATGGAGTACCTGCAGGGTGGAGCGCTGACCAACATAGTGTCCGAAACCAG gcTGAATGAGGAGCAGATTGCCACTGTGTGTGAAGCTGTCCTTCAGGCCCTGGCCTACCTCCATTCACAGGGAGTCATCCACAGAGACATCAAGAGTGACTCTATACTGCTCACGTTAGACGGAAGA GTCAAGCTTTCAGACTTTGGCTTCTGTGCTCAGATCAGTAAGGACATCCCTAAGAGGAAGTCTTTGGTGGGGACACCGTATTGGATGGCTCCAGAGGTCATCTCCAAATCACCATATGGCACTGAG GTGGATATCTGGTCAATGGGTATCATGGTGGTGGAGATGGTGGATGGAGAGCCGCCATACTTCAGTGAAACCCCTGTAGCAGCTATGAAGAGGCTGAGGGATGAACTTGCTCCTACTGTTCGAAATGTCAGCCAG GTCTTCCCGGTTCTAAAAGACTTCCTGGATCGTATGCTGACTCGGGACCCTCTTGAGCGGGCAAGCGCCACTGACCTGCTGGAGCACCCTTTCCTGCTCCAGTGCGGCTCACCTCAGTGCCTGGTCCCACTGGTGGAGCAGTACCGCAAGCGCATGTCTCGCTGCTGA
- the bub1bb gene encoding mitotic checkpoint serine/threonine-protein kinase BUB1 beta, translating into MAEGGDVEWELSKENIQPLRRGRAISALHQALSQQQDGLSLAINQQRQAFEAELRMYEGDDPLDVYDRYIKWTEQTFHQGGKESNLATLLERAVTKFTDENKYHNDPRYVDLWIKFAENCTEPLDTYSYMQVQGIGVTQPSFYIAWSEEYENQGNCLKADLVYQEGFKKCAEPHDKLLQFHKALQARVSRQVMMNVEQGESDDEPKEPERVSLIDLKHRGKKKAIAPINRTGAAIRSISGGLRTHGAPVLGKVSNSRMVVFDENKTQSAGPSEPRHESWMAPPTSKAKENEQRPERWCDVKMPQKSKYGHTLMAPPPPKPTFQPFVEESDQPPTMTPCKINPVVNTVLSARKPCKEETPLKRLQEHHQQRREAETGKPQEQSMYCKELLLSGATEFCFEELRAERYFKKMAHESQEVRGQKDQANAGATN; encoded by the exons ATGGCAGAAGGAGGAGATGTGGAGTGGGAGCTGAGCAAAGAAAACATCCAGCCCCTGCGGCGTGGCAGGGCCATATCAGCCCTGCACCAAGCCCTGAGTCAACAACAGGATGGACTCAGCTTGGCCATCAACCAACAGAGACA GGCCTTTGAGGCGGAACTGCGGATGTATGAAGGAGATGATCCGCTTGATGTTTATGATCG GTATATAAAGTGGACAGAACAAACCTTCCAtcagggaggaaaggagagcaACCTCGCCACACTGTTGGAAAGGGCTGTGACCAAAttcacagatgaaaataaatatcacaatGACCCTCGATATGTTGACCTCTGGATCAAATTT GCAGAGAACTGCACAGAACCCCTGGACACTTACAGTTACATGCAGGTGCAGGGAATAGGAGTGACTCAGCCATCCTTTTACATTGCTTGGTCTGAGGAGTATGAGAATCAAGGGAATTGTCTCAAAGCAGATCTGGTCTATCAGGAGGGATTCAAGAAATGTGCTGAGCCGCATGATAAGCTTCTACAGTTTCACAA GGCTCTGCAGGCACGTGTGTCCCGACAGGTGATGATGAATGTTGAGCAGGGGGAAAGTGATGATGAGCCAAAAGAACCTGAGAGAGTTTCTCTGATCGACCTCAAACATCGAGGGAAGAAAAAGGCCATTGCCCCCATCAACAGAACTGGGGCTGCAATCAGAA gtaTTTCTGGAGGCTTGCGGACACATGGCGCCCCAGTTTTGGGAAAAGTTTCAAACAGCCGCATGGTTGTCTTTGATGAAAATAAGACTCAAAGTGCTGGTCCATCAGAGCCTAGACACGAGTCCTGGATGGCTCCTCCCACTTCAAAGGCAAAGGAAAATGAGCAGAGACCAGAAAGATGGTGTGATGTCAAG ATGCCCCAGAAATCTAAATATGGACACACTCTTAtggctccacctcctcctaaACCCACCTTCCAACCCTTTGTGGAGGAGTCAGACCAGCCTCCAACAAT GACTCCGTGTAAGATCAACCCAGTGGTGAACACGGTTTTATCAGCACGTAAGCCGTGCAAAGAAGAAACTCCTCTAAAGAGGCTCCAGGAGCATCATCAGCAgcggagagaggcagagacggGAAAGCCACAGGAGCAGAGcatgtactgtaaagagctgctgctcagcGGCGCCACTGAATTCTGCTTTGAGGAGCTGCGTGCTGAACGCTACTTCAAAAAGATGGCACATGAATcgcaggaggtcagaggtcaaaaggATCAAGCTAATGCCGGGGCCACAAACTGA